A genomic segment from Desulfurispirillum indicum S5 encodes:
- a CDS encoding TetR/AcrR family transcriptional regulator, translating into MHKQLNRKPGRPKGTNTEQREQLLDITVEHCARHGIGATSLRAIANAGGVTPAMISYYFGSKDQLLDAVINERLIPAFDGLRQELLSAGDNTRTLVRTFVTAVHAMVRRHPWLPGLWIREVVNEDGALRQFLLSYVVKNLKLPSKLAQAFQNAREQGSVNPHVEPHLLPVSLIGLTMFPLATTSLWQQHFGPETLNISQERLQDHTIALLEHGLFPAADN; encoded by the coding sequence ATGCACAAGCAGTTGAACAGAAAACCTGGCAGGCCAAAGGGAACCAATACCGAGCAGCGCGAGCAGTTACTCGACATCACCGTGGAGCACTGCGCTCGTCACGGCATTGGCGCAACCAGCCTGCGCGCCATTGCCAATGCAGGTGGAGTCACCCCTGCCATGATCAGCTACTACTTCGGCTCCAAGGATCAACTGCTGGACGCCGTTATCAATGAGCGTCTGATACCTGCCTTTGACGGGCTGCGCCAGGAGCTGCTGTCGGCTGGCGACAATACGCGTACACTCGTGCGCACTTTTGTGACAGCCGTCCACGCCATGGTGCGGCGCCATCCATGGCTGCCGGGTCTCTGGATACGGGAAGTTGTCAATGAAGATGGTGCCCTGCGCCAGTTTCTGCTGAGTTATGTGGTCAAGAACCTGAAGCTCCCCAGTAAACTGGCCCAAGCCTTCCAGAACGCTCGGGAGCAGGGCAGTGTGAATCCCCATGTGGAACCACACCTGTTGCCCGTCTCCCTCATAGGCCTGACAATGTTTCCCCTGGCAACCACCTCCCTCTGGCAGCAGCACTTTGGCCCTGAAACGCTGAACATCAGCCAGGAACGTTTGCAAGATCACACCATCGCCCTGCTGGAACACGGACTCTTTCCCGCTGCAGACAACTGA
- a CDS encoding efflux RND transporter periplasmic adaptor subunit, translating to MPSVRRKLAIFLPMASGILLVVILVASRSGPQHNAQGTEIPVVSTIQVKEVDFLPRVRATGTVTAGRSWRAVAEVGGRVELVTDLLQTGKAVEGNRLLLRIESTDYDNALADAHAVWLAAKAQVAELESRRESMKASLLLEARALELAERELTRQQGLAATGTISQTQLEREERSFLQQRQSVQQLRNTLNQLPHERERLLAQQESARARMERARRDVERTRVQSPYAVVIGPVHVNTGQVVSPGTLLFEAHDHQSMEVVAHLPLGRLASLTSSTPTESSLPPRQDFTNLGARLLLPGIPEPVSAEVLRFTDALDQHTRTLGVVLRINAWQWQQSFPARPFPLLPGMFVEVELTGVPRSAAILLPRSSVRQDSVVLVVDSEQRLERRQVSIGHRYGELVQVLDGVKPGETVVAGDLMPAIEGRTVEPRFSAASQQLIEGAGAP from the coding sequence ATGCCATCCGTCCGCCGGAAACTCGCAATCTTTCTCCCCATGGCTTCAGGCATTCTCCTGGTCGTCATCCTGGTTGCCAGTCGCAGTGGCCCACAGCACAACGCCCAGGGAACAGAAATTCCAGTGGTCTCCACCATTCAGGTGAAGGAGGTTGACTTCCTCCCCAGAGTCCGCGCCACAGGTACGGTTACTGCCGGGCGCAGCTGGCGGGCTGTGGCCGAGGTCGGAGGACGGGTTGAACTGGTCACAGATCTGCTGCAAACGGGCAAGGCAGTAGAGGGCAACCGTCTGCTGCTGCGCATAGAGTCCACCGACTACGACAATGCCCTGGCCGATGCCCACGCGGTCTGGCTGGCGGCGAAAGCCCAGGTTGCCGAGCTGGAGAGTCGCCGGGAAAGCATGAAAGCATCACTTCTGCTGGAAGCGCGGGCTCTGGAGCTGGCGGAACGTGAATTGACCCGACAGCAGGGTCTGGCAGCCACGGGAACCATCTCCCAGACACAACTGGAGCGTGAGGAGCGCAGTTTCCTGCAGCAGCGCCAGAGCGTGCAGCAGTTGCGCAATACGCTGAATCAACTCCCCCACGAACGTGAACGGCTGCTGGCCCAGCAGGAAAGCGCCCGCGCCCGCATGGAGCGCGCCAGGCGCGATGTGGAACGCACCAGGGTGCAATCCCCCTATGCCGTCGTTATCGGGCCGGTACATGTGAATACGGGGCAGGTCGTGTCCCCGGGAACCCTATTATTCGAAGCCCATGACCACCAATCCATGGAGGTTGTGGCCCACCTGCCCCTTGGTCGTCTTGCGTCGCTCACCAGCAGCACGCCCACGGAGAGTTCTCTGCCTCCACGCCAGGATTTTACCAATCTCGGTGCCCGTCTTCTGCTGCCCGGCATCCCTGAACCCGTATCCGCTGAAGTGCTGCGTTTTACCGACGCCCTGGATCAGCACACTCGCACTCTGGGTGTCGTCCTGCGCATCAACGCCTGGCAATGGCAACAATCCTTTCCAGCGCGCCCCTTCCCCTTACTTCCCGGTATGTTTGTCGAGGTGGAACTGACAGGTGTTCCACGTTCTGCGGCTATCCTGCTGCCCCGCTCCAGTGTTCGCCAGGATAGCGTGGTGCTGGTTGTCGACAGCGAGCAGCGCCTAGAGCGCCGCCAGGTTTCCATCGGCCATAGGTACGGTGAACTGGTGCAGGTTCTGGATGGAGTAAAGCCAGGCGAGACGGTCGTGGCGGGCGACCTGATGCCCGCCATTGAGGGCCGCACGGTCGAGCCCCGCTTCAGTGCAGCTTCCCAGCAGCTCATTGAAGGTGCGGGTGCGCCATGA
- a CDS encoding efflux RND transporter permease subunit — MIRYFAEHPTAANILAIILLLAGVLSIGSLLRETFPDFRPVEASVEVEYRGASAHEVEEAICQRLEDAVDGITDLAEFRCDARENFALAIAKMSGNGDAQRFLSTIATEVDAIDDLPAQAGKPIVRELHRTDLVAALAITGPMDETDLKVYAEKLRERLLRNPHIAQVNLKGFSERQIQVEIAADVLHQHGVSVNAIAAILARQNIELPAGTLESPLGDTVIRFTDERKAPQAFEDIIIIGTADGHELRLGDLATIIDTFRLPEVRTELDGTRAAVLEVYKGRDHDSLDVYADLQEFITNERLRAPESVQLVLTQDITSILQDRLQMLTRNGIQGLFLVVAAIWLFFSLRTSLLVGLGLPISFLGAFALMAMLGVSINMVSMVALMLAIGLMMDSAIVIAENIAAHSERGKNPLSAAVEGVREVAPAILSSFLTTAAIFVPLAFISGDIGKVLRVMPFAALLTLIVSLVHAYLILPHHMCHSTRRLQNRTPNRFRQRFEHGFATLRDEYLNRAVHWAVHQRSLFAGLLIFFFLSTIGLLAGGLVKFEAFPDLEGDVVEARLIMPQGTPLERTRQVVEQVVSALEQANAELSPQQPGQQPLVRHILVRYGENADAFERGPHVATITADLLTAERRSTRLDELFSLWREHTGSPADVLSLNLKEPVIGPAGKALEIRLKGEDLHTLEAAAYDLSQWLKGYTGATDILSDLRTGKPEYHLQLKAGAASLGVDAAEIARQLRAAWLGETVSQIQVGRETFEIMVRQRDRHSLLELERFLVTLPDGTLIPLSEVASMEPARGWGRILRIDRQRTVTVSGDVDTRIANAMEIITDLQKRFLPELQARYPEVQVHFEGQIAESRQTGASMRNALLLGLLGIFCILSYQFRSFIEPAVVMVAIPLAFMGAVWGHLITGYNLSMPSVIGAASLAGIVVNNSILLVAFVKMHASGGATILQAALSASRDRFRALTITTITTALGLMPLMLERSLQAQFLKPLVISIIFGLITSAILVLLAIPCLYSFLDDWRRKPQ, encoded by the coding sequence ATGATCCGCTACTTTGCCGAGCATCCCACAGCAGCCAACATTCTGGCTATCATCTTGCTGCTGGCCGGCGTACTTTCCATTGGCTCATTGCTGCGGGAGACTTTTCCCGACTTTCGCCCCGTGGAAGCTTCCGTCGAGGTGGAGTATCGGGGTGCCAGTGCCCACGAGGTGGAAGAAGCGATTTGCCAGCGCCTGGAAGATGCGGTTGACGGCATTACTGACCTGGCGGAGTTTCGCTGTGATGCCCGCGAAAATTTCGCGCTGGCCATTGCCAAGATGTCGGGAAACGGCGACGCCCAGCGTTTTCTGAGCACCATAGCCACCGAAGTAGACGCCATCGACGACCTCCCCGCCCAGGCAGGCAAACCCATTGTGCGCGAACTGCATCGCACCGATCTGGTGGCAGCCCTGGCCATAACGGGGCCCATGGATGAAACCGATCTGAAGGTCTATGCCGAAAAGCTGCGGGAGCGTCTGCTGCGCAACCCGCATATTGCCCAGGTCAACCTGAAAGGATTCTCTGAACGCCAGATACAGGTGGAAATCGCGGCTGATGTGCTGCATCAGCACGGGGTCAGCGTGAACGCCATTGCCGCCATTTTGGCCCGCCAGAATATCGAATTGCCCGCCGGAACCCTGGAAAGCCCCCTGGGCGATACGGTGATCCGCTTCACCGATGAACGCAAAGCACCTCAGGCCTTTGAAGATATTATCATCATTGGCACAGCCGATGGCCACGAGTTGCGACTGGGCGACCTGGCCACCATCATTGACACCTTTCGCCTGCCCGAGGTGCGCACCGAGCTGGATGGTACACGGGCCGCCGTACTGGAAGTGTATAAAGGACGAGATCATGACAGTCTGGACGTATATGCCGATCTGCAGGAATTCATCACAAACGAACGCCTGCGCGCGCCGGAGTCGGTGCAACTGGTACTGACCCAGGATATCACCTCCATCCTGCAGGATCGCCTGCAAATGCTGACGCGCAATGGCATTCAGGGATTGTTTCTGGTGGTGGCAGCCATCTGGCTCTTCTTCAGCCTGCGCACTTCGCTGCTGGTGGGGCTGGGCCTGCCCATCTCCTTTCTGGGTGCCTTTGCCCTCATGGCCATGCTGGGCGTCTCCATTAACATGGTCTCCATGGTTGCCCTGATGCTGGCCATCGGTCTGATGATGGACAGCGCCATCGTCATTGCTGAAAATATCGCCGCCCACAGCGAGCGGGGAAAAAATCCCCTCTCAGCCGCCGTGGAAGGCGTACGTGAAGTGGCACCCGCCATCCTGTCCTCATTCCTGACCACCGCTGCTATCTTTGTGCCCCTGGCCTTTATCTCCGGCGACATTGGCAAAGTGCTGCGCGTCATGCCCTTTGCCGCCCTGCTGACCCTGATCGTCAGCCTCGTGCACGCCTATCTGATCCTGCCCCACCACATGTGCCACAGTACCCGCAGACTGCAGAATCGTACTCCGAACCGCTTTCGCCAGCGCTTCGAGCACGGCTTTGCCACCCTGCGGGACGAGTACCTGAACCGGGCAGTGCACTGGGCCGTACACCAGCGCTCCCTGTTTGCGGGCCTGTTGATTTTCTTCTTTCTCTCCACCATTGGCCTGCTGGCGGGTGGTCTGGTGAAGTTCGAAGCCTTTCCCGATCTGGAGGGTGACGTGGTGGAAGCGCGCCTGATCATGCCCCAGGGGACACCCCTGGAGCGTACCCGCCAGGTGGTGGAACAAGTGGTGAGCGCCCTTGAGCAGGCCAATGCCGAACTCAGCCCCCAGCAGCCGGGTCAGCAACCACTGGTGCGGCATATTCTGGTGCGCTATGGCGAAAACGCCGACGCCTTTGAGCGTGGCCCACACGTCGCCACCATAACTGCCGATCTGCTGACGGCAGAGAGGCGCTCCACTCGACTGGATGAACTCTTCTCCCTGTGGCGCGAGCACACGGGGTCGCCAGCCGATGTACTCAGCCTGAACCTGAAAGAGCCGGTTATTGGCCCGGCGGGAAAGGCCCTGGAGATCCGCTTGAAAGGTGAAGACCTGCACACCCTGGAAGCGGCCGCCTACGACCTCTCCCAGTGGCTGAAAGGCTATACCGGTGCCACTGATATACTCAGCGACCTGCGCACCGGCAAACCCGAATACCACCTGCAGCTGAAAGCCGGAGCCGCCAGCCTGGGAGTAGACGCAGCCGAAATCGCCCGCCAGCTGCGCGCAGCCTGGCTGGGGGAAACTGTCAGTCAGATTCAGGTGGGAAGGGAGACATTTGAAATCATGGTGCGGCAGCGCGACCGCCACAGCCTGCTGGAGCTGGAGCGCTTTCTGGTCACTCTGCCCGACGGCACCCTGATTCCCCTGAGTGAAGTGGCTTCCATGGAGCCTGCCCGTGGATGGGGCCGCATATTGCGCATTGATCGGCAGCGCACGGTCACGGTGAGCGGCGACGTGGATACCCGCATCGCCAACGCCATGGAGATAATCACCGATCTGCAAAAGCGTTTCCTGCCCGAACTGCAGGCCCGCTATCCTGAAGTGCAGGTCCACTTTGAAGGGCAAATTGCCGAATCCCGCCAAACGGGCGCATCCATGCGCAACGCCCTGCTGCTTGGCCTGCTGGGGATCTTCTGCATCCTCAGCTACCAGTTCCGCAGCTTCATCGAACCCGCCGTCGTCATGGTCGCCATCCCCCTCGCCTTCATGGGGGCCGTGTGGGGACACCTGATTACCGGATACAACCTCTCCATGCCCTCGGTCATTGGCGCCGCATCCCTGGCCGGAATCGTGGTCAATAATTCCATCCTGCTGGTCGCCTTTGTCAAGATGCACGCCTCAGGCGGAGCCACTATTCTGCAGGCTGCTCTCAGTGCCAGCCGGGATCGCTTTCGCGCCCTCACCATCACGACGATCACCACCGCCCTGGGCCTTATGCCCCTCATGCTGGAGCGCAGCCTTCAGGCCCAGTTTCTCAAACCGCTGGTCATCAGCATCATCTTTGGCCTGATCACATCAGCTATCCTGGTACTGCTGGCCATACCCTGCCTCTACAGTTTCCTGGATGACTGGCGAAGAAAACCTCAATAG
- a CDS encoding PhzF family phenazine biosynthesis protein, translating into MKFPVYHVDAFTQQVFGGNPAAVCPLESWLSVETMQAIAAEHNLSETAFFVATAPGHYQLRWFTPQVEVDLCGHATLASAFVIFSSMAPQLDRITFETASGVLKVERRGTLLVMDFPSRRPHPAALSPLLGQALGREPRETWKSRDYLLLFEDEETIRSLQPDFDALKRIPDTLGFIVTAPGNTVDFVSRFFAPGAGIAEDPVTGSAHSTLIPFWADRLGRTTLHARQISPRSGELFCENLIDRVLIGGHCVFFSQGMITL; encoded by the coding sequence ATGAAGTTCCCTGTCTATCACGTCGATGCCTTTACTCAGCAGGTTTTCGGCGGCAATCCCGCTGCCGTCTGCCCTCTGGAATCCTGGCTGAGCGTGGAAACCATGCAGGCCATCGCCGCCGAGCACAACCTCTCTGAAACCGCTTTTTTTGTTGCCACGGCTCCCGGACACTACCAGTTGCGCTGGTTCACTCCCCAGGTTGAGGTGGACCTGTGCGGCCATGCCACCCTGGCCAGTGCCTTTGTGATTTTTTCCAGCATGGCGCCACAGCTTGACCGGATCACCTTTGAAACTGCCAGCGGTGTGCTGAAGGTGGAGCGCCGCGGTACGCTGCTGGTGATGGATTTTCCCTCGCGCAGGCCCCATCCGGCCGCCCTCTCACCTCTGCTTGGACAGGCCCTGGGCAGAGAACCACGGGAGACCTGGAAGTCCCGGGACTATTTGCTGCTCTTTGAAGACGAAGAGACTATCCGCAGCCTGCAGCCGGATTTTGATGCCCTCAAGCGCATTCCCGATACTCTGGGCTTTATCGTCACGGCGCCTGGAAATACCGTGGACTTTGTCTCCCGTTTCTTCGCTCCCGGAGCCGGCATCGCCGAAGATCCGGTGACCGGCTCCGCCCACAGCACCCTTATCCCCTTCTGGGCCGATCGCCTTGGCCGCACAACGTTACATGCCCGGCAGATATCGCCCCGCAGCGGTGAGCTCTTCTGCGAAAATCTCATCGACCGCGTTCTGATCGGGGGACACTGCGTATTTTTCTCCCAGGGGATGATTACCCTTTGA
- a CDS encoding CinA family nicotinamide mononucleotide deamidase-related protein, which translates to MRASLLSIGDELLSGFILNSNARYLAQMLTQQGFDVRTHLTVGDETDDIVTAYHELAADNQLVLVTGGLGPTHDDKTQEASARALGVESRIDEASLSRLQEFFTRRKRPMKDIHKRMATFPVGATVVPNPVGAADGFTFMLSGCQFLCMPGVPAEMRAVSGNFMEHFLQYPQERFYNGQAIISLCGIPESEVARRIAHLLEGEDYRIGLLPNDAAVRIRVASRTRAGQQEADRIAASVMELILPCFAPEDIFSMENEVLEVVLLKELQRQQLSLALAESCTGGKIADQLIAVPGASATLLFGGVFYSNQSKVELLGVAEQTLVDHGAVSEPTAREMVDGVCRIARTHCGISVTGIAGPEGGTEEKPVGTVYIGTRVKDCVEVQRYLHSGNRELIRQRAVQAGLFQLLRMVRR; encoded by the coding sequence ATGCGCGCATCACTTCTCAGTATCGGCGATGAGCTGCTCAGTGGCTTTATCCTCAATTCCAACGCCCGCTACCTGGCCCAGATGCTGACCCAACAGGGTTTCGATGTGCGTACTCACCTGACGGTGGGTGACGAAACAGATGACATTGTCACAGCCTACCATGAGCTGGCCGCCGACAATCAGCTCGTACTGGTCACTGGCGGCCTTGGGCCGACCCACGATGACAAGACCCAGGAGGCAAGCGCCCGCGCCCTGGGAGTGGAATCGCGCATCGATGAGGCATCACTCAGTCGCCTGCAGGAGTTTTTCACTCGGCGCAAGCGTCCCATGAAAGACATACATAAGCGCATGGCGACTTTTCCTGTCGGTGCCACCGTTGTACCTAACCCCGTGGGTGCCGCCGATGGTTTCACCTTTATGCTCAGCGGTTGCCAGTTTCTCTGTATGCCTGGTGTGCCGGCGGAGATGCGCGCCGTCAGTGGCAACTTCATGGAGCATTTCCTGCAGTATCCCCAGGAACGCTTCTATAATGGCCAGGCCATCATCTCCCTCTGCGGTATCCCCGAGTCAGAAGTGGCCCGCCGCATCGCCCACCTGCTGGAGGGCGAGGACTACCGCATCGGCCTGCTGCCCAATGATGCTGCTGTACGCATCCGCGTGGCCAGCCGAACGCGCGCAGGCCAGCAGGAAGCTGACCGCATTGCTGCGTCGGTTATGGAGCTGATTCTGCCCTGTTTCGCGCCGGAGGATATCTTCTCCATGGAAAACGAAGTGCTGGAAGTCGTCCTGCTCAAAGAGCTTCAGCGCCAGCAGCTGAGCCTGGCTCTGGCGGAATCCTGCACCGGCGGAAAGATTGCCGATCAGCTTATCGCCGTTCCCGGCGCTTCAGCCACCCTGCTCTTCGGCGGCGTCTTCTACTCCAACCAGTCCAAGGTGGAGCTGCTTGGGGTCGCGGAGCAGACCCTCGTGGATCACGGCGCTGTCAGTGAACCCACAGCCCGTGAAATGGTCGATGGTGTCTGTCGCATTGCCCGTACCCACTGCGGAATCTCCGTCACCGGTATTGCCGGTCCCGAAGGGGGGACTGAAGAGAAACCGGTGGGCACAGTGTATATTGGCACGCGGGTGAAGGATTGCGTGGAGGTGCAACGCTACCTGCACAGCGGCAACCGTGAACTGATCCGGCAACGCGCCGTCCAGGCAGGGCTTTTTCAGCTGCTGCGAATGGTGCGCAGATAA
- a CDS encoding phosphatidylglycerophosphatase A family protein, translating to MRAAQRIPLDFIATGLYFGKIPFAPGTWGTLPGIALLWLVADFPLWSKLLIAALLFYGGVLVCHRAQELYGRKDPSCVVIDEIAGVFFAGMWFAVSWPMLLAVFVLFRFFDILKPWPIRRLETLSDGWGVMADDMAAGAAAALVLVAVSLLL from the coding sequence ATGAGAGCGGCTCAGCGTATTCCTCTTGATTTTATTGCCACTGGACTCTATTTCGGCAAGATACCCTTTGCCCCTGGCACCTGGGGAACCCTGCCCGGCATAGCGCTGTTGTGGCTGGTGGCAGATTTTCCCCTGTGGAGCAAGCTGCTCATTGCCGCGCTGCTGTTTTATGGCGGAGTGCTGGTGTGCCATCGCGCCCAGGAACTCTATGGTCGCAAGGACCCCTCCTGTGTAGTGATCGACGAGATTGCCGGTGTGTTCTTTGCCGGCATGTGGTTTGCGGTCAGCTGGCCCATGCTGCTGGCAGTCTTTGTACTTTTCCGCTTTTTTGATATTCTCAAACCCTGGCCTATCCGCCGACTGGAAACCCTGAGCGACGGCTGGGGTGTCATGGCAGATGATATGGCGGCCGGTGCCGCCGCCGCGCTGGTGCTTGTGGCGGTGAGCCTGCTGCTCTGA
- a CDS encoding lysophospholipid acyltransferase family protein → MKSLLLFRILPFIAQMYLKICFLTCRKTYEGREILQAVEDDPKPYTIASWHGRLVAPLWLYGRGNIYALLSQHKDAEIFGRILRYFGHDAVRGSSTRGAIAALRQVIGKLRQGHDVAITPDGPKGPPLVVKPGAVGAAKATGTAVLAVSYSCRPVKILSSWDSFVFPLPFGRMHFVVEKPLYPDQYADLDEGNRLLGELLMSATRRADQAMAAGKRT, encoded by the coding sequence ATGAAATCTCTGCTCCTGTTCCGGATCCTGCCCTTTATCGCCCAGATGTATCTGAAAATCTGCTTCCTGACCTGCCGTAAGACCTATGAAGGGCGGGAGATCCTGCAGGCGGTGGAAGATGACCCCAAACCCTACACAATAGCCTCCTGGCATGGTCGACTTGTTGCGCCGCTCTGGCTTTATGGTCGCGGCAATATCTATGCTTTGCTCAGCCAGCATAAAGATGCGGAAATATTTGGCCGGATACTGCGTTACTTCGGTCATGATGCCGTACGTGGTTCCTCCACCCGTGGCGCAATTGCAGCGCTGCGACAGGTCATCGGGAAACTTCGCCAGGGGCATGACGTTGCCATCACCCCCGATGGCCCCAAGGGCCCACCTCTGGTAGTCAAACCAGGTGCGGTCGGTGCCGCCAAGGCCACAGGTACAGCTGTACTGGCAGTTTCCTATAGCTGTAGGCCAGTGAAAATTCTCTCCAGCTGGGACTCCTTTGTCTTTCCCCTGCCCTTTGGCCGCATGCACTTTGTGGTGGAAAAACCCCTCTATCCAGATCAGTATGCTGATCTGGATGAAGGCAATCGCCTGCTGGGGGAGCTCCTGATGAGCGCCACCCGCAGAGCGGACCAGGCCATGGCCGCCGGGAAGCGCACATGA
- a CDS encoding flagellar basal body rod C-terminal domain-containing protein — translation MVDAFYNAASAIKTYGFRQSASAHNVANVNTDGFKSQRVDTAEGVSGGVRPTGVSIDKSHGPFRPSEFPADTVSFSADAIAMAGLVEGSNTDITREIVNSSVNQYSVSANTGVIRSQDEMIGTLLDIVS, via the coding sequence ATGGTAGATGCATTCTATAATGCCGCTTCCGCCATAAAAACCTATGGCTTTCGACAATCCGCATCGGCCCACAATGTGGCCAATGTCAACACCGATGGCTTCAAGTCCCAGCGGGTGGATACTGCAGAAGGTGTCTCTGGAGGAGTGCGCCCCACCGGCGTCAGCATCGACAAGAGCCACGGTCCTTTCCGGCCCAGCGAATTTCCGGCGGACACGGTGTCCTTCAGTGCCGACGCCATTGCCATGGCGGGCCTTGTGGAAGGATCCAACACCGATATCACCCGCGAGATCGTCAACAGCTCCGTAAACCAGTACTCTGTCAGCGCCAATACCGGAGTGATCCGCTCCCAGGACGAAATGATAGGGACACTGCTTGATATCGTCTCCTGA
- a CDS encoding outer membrane protein assembly factor BamD, which translates to MHRYILLLLALLILSAGCAKKADPDRVPDLETAHRLAERGQYDEARQEYRGVMNLADNSEAVARIMLYIAHTYEKEGEWLDASIEYEHYLLRFPDHSAADDTMIRLMEMYMEQIRTIDRDVNPARKAYSLAHRFYREYQSSPRTGEVQVMEQQAFEIIAEHEAYILDFYLRTKKITAAKTRLERIERDDPDFFATPVIQQQYRRLKELQK; encoded by the coding sequence ATGCATAGATATATACTTCTTCTGCTGGCACTTCTCATTTTGAGCGCCGGATGCGCCAAGAAAGCGGATCCCGACCGCGTTCCGGATCTGGAAACCGCCCACCGGCTGGCAGAACGCGGGCAGTACGATGAGGCGCGCCAGGAGTACCGTGGTGTGATGAACCTGGCGGATAATTCAGAAGCCGTCGCCCGGATCATGCTCTATATCGCCCACACCTACGAGAAGGAAGGCGAGTGGCTGGACGCGTCCATTGAGTATGAACACTATCTGCTGCGCTTTCCCGACCATTCCGCTGCCGACGATACCATGATCCGCCTGATGGAAATGTACATGGAGCAGATTCGCACCATTGATCGCGATGTGAATCCAGCCCGCAAGGCGTACTCTCTGGCCCACCGCTTCTACCGCGAATATCAGAGTTCGCCACGCACCGGTGAGGTTCAGGTAATGGAGCAGCAGGCCTTTGAAATTATTGCCGAACACGAGGCGTATATTCTCGATTTTTACCTGCGGACGAAAAAAATTACCGCAGCGAAGACGCGGCTTGAGCGCATAGAGCGGGATGATCCCGATTTTTTTGCCACACCGGTGATTCAGCAGCAGTATCGACGTTTAAAAGAACTTCAGAAGTGA
- a CDS encoding NAD(P)H-dependent glycerol-3-phosphate dehydrogenase codes for MKCAVIGAGSWGTALAHHLASTGREVLIFAREEEVAEEINGSRRNSLYLPDMELHAMEATTDYGRLFSPYELYLWAVPVQKSRRLLQDIGSYLELGTPIVNASKGIENETLLLPHQIFADILGPHANVSTLSGPSFAREVVQGVPTAVTIASPKTRTGSGLQDIFSNTSFRAYTTKDVMGVEICAAVKNVIAIASGICHGLGLGHNATAALITRGLAEITRLVVKCGGHSQTASGLAGVGDLVLTCTGGLSRNRTVGERLARGETLGDITAGMNMVAEGVQTCQSTHELALQKGVDMPITAEVYRILFEDKDVCQGIRDLMNRDLKAEHWS; via the coding sequence ATGAAATGCGCGGTCATCGGTGCCGGCAGCTGGGGCACCGCCCTGGCCCATCACCTCGCTTCCACTGGTCGGGAAGTATTGATATTTGCCCGTGAGGAGGAAGTGGCAGAGGAGATCAACGGCTCGCGCCGCAACAGTCTTTACCTGCCGGACATGGAACTGCATGCCATGGAAGCCACCACGGACTACGGGCGGCTGTTCAGTCCCTATGAGCTCTACCTGTGGGCGGTGCCTGTGCAGAAGTCCCGCCGGCTGCTCCAGGATATCGGATCGTACCTGGAACTTGGCACGCCCATCGTCAATGCCAGCAAGGGCATCGAAAACGAGACCCTGCTTCTGCCCCACCAGATTTTTGCCGATATCCTGGGGCCCCACGCCAACGTATCCACGCTTTCGGGGCCTTCCTTTGCCCGCGAGGTGGTGCAGGGGGTGCCGACGGCAGTGACCATTGCCAGTCCGAAGACTCGCACCGGAAGCGGCCTGCAGGATATTTTCAGTAACACGTCCTTCCGTGCCTATACCACCAAGGATGTCATGGGCGTGGAGATCTGCGCCGCCGTGAAAAACGTCATCGCCATTGCCAGCGGTATCTGCCATGGCCTCGGGCTTGGCCACAACGCCACTGCCGCCCTGATTACCCGTGGTCTGGCCGAAATCACCCGCCTGGTGGTCAAGTGCGGAGGCCACAGTCAGACTGCCAGCGGCCTTGCCGGAGTGGGCGATCTGGTGCTCACCTGTACCGGTGGCCTCAGTCGCAATCGCACTGTGGGAGAGCGGCTGGCCAGGGGGGAAACCCTTGGCGATATCACGGCGGGTATGAACATGGTGGCTGAGGGCGTTCAGACCTGCCAGTCAACCCATGAGCTGGCACTGCAGAAGGGTGTTGATATGCCCATAACAGCGGAAGTTTACCGCATTCTCTTTGAGGATAAGGACGTCTGTCAGGGAATTCGCGATCTCATGAACCGCGACCTCAAGGCAGAGCACTGGAGCTGA